From the genome of Bacteroidales bacterium:
CTTCATGAAAGCCTTGCAGGAGATTCTGAAGGATAACCAGGAAATTGACCTTCGGAAGGTTTTCCCTCCTGCAACAAAGAAAGTAGCTGAACTGATTGAATCCAAAATAAAAACAATTATGAATGCTTAATTAAAAAATTATGATAAACAGCAAAAAGATATCCGTTTTCTCCCTGATTCTGATAATGTATAGTGTGAGTGCCTTTTTTTTAACGGCACAGGACGTAAATAATCTGCTGTTGCGCAATTACCGGCCAAAGTCGTTGTATAAGATTCCGGTCACACAGGTACAGAAAGCTGCATTTCCAGTAATTGATATGCATTCACATCCATATGCCCGGTCAGAAAAGGAAATTTCGGATTGGGTAAAAATTATGGATTCCTGCGGAATTCAGAAAACGATCATTTTAAGTATGGCAACCGGTGCAGAGTTCGATTCTATTATGGAACTGTATGGTAAATATGGCGATAGGTTTGAGGTATGGTGTGGCCTGGATTACACCGGATATGATACCCCTGACTTTCCTGCTTCGGCTGTGCGCGAGCTGGAAAGATGCTATAAAAAGGGTGCGCGGGGAGTAGGTGAGCTGGGTGACAAAGGCCTGGGCTTGTTTTACTCGCATCCCGTTCCGGCCTGGGGAATGCATATTGATGATCCCCGTTTGAAACCGGTATTCCAGAAATGTGCCGAACTGCATATGCCGGTAAATATTCATGTGGCTGATCCTGTGTGGATGTACGAGAAAATGGATTCGACCAACGATGGGCTTATGAATGCTTTCGAATGGAAAATTGATCTTTCAAAACCTGGCATTCTTGGCCTTGACCAGCTTGTTCAGACACTGGAAAATGCAGTAAGAGAAAATCCCAAAACCATTTTTATTGCCTGCCATTTTGCCAACCTGAACCATGATCTGGATCGTCTGGGCCGTATGCTGGATAC
Proteins encoded in this window:
- a CDS encoding amidohydrolase family protein, which gives rise to MINSKKISVFSLILIMYSVSAFFLTAQDVNNLLLRNYRPKSLYKIPVTQVQKAAFPVIDMHSHPYARSEKEISDWVKIMDSCGIQKTIILSMATGAEFDSIMELYGKYGDRFEVWCGLDYTGYDTPDFPASAVRELERCYKKGARGVGELGDKGLGLFYSHPVPAWGMHIDDPRLKPVFQKCAELHMPVNIHVADPVWMYEKMDSTNDGLMNAFEWKIDLSKPGILGLDQLVQTLENAVRENPKTIFIACHFANLNHDLDRLGRMLDTYPNFYADISARYAESATIPRYMQNFYKKYQNRLLYGTDMGFSPSMYRVTFRILETADEHFYEISQFGYHWALHGFALPRTVLKKIYNTNATRIIEKYK